Proteins from a genomic interval of Neodiprion lecontei isolate iyNeoLeco1 chromosome 2, iyNeoLeco1.1, whole genome shotgun sequence:
- the LOC107216692 gene encoding nucleolar protein 58: MLVLFETPAGYAIFKLLDEKKLSETENLYHDFETPEAASRIVKLKHFEKFADTTEALAATTAAVEGKVSKSLKKMLKKYCAEVQEQLAVADAKLGNAIKDKLSLSCISNTAVQELMRCIRSQMDSLLTGLPKKEMTAMALGLAHSLSRYKLKFSPDKIDTMIVQAVCLLDDLDKELNNYVMRCREWYGWHFPELGKLVTDNVAFVKTVKIIGTRENTGNSDLSDTLPEDVEEKVKEAAEISMGTEISDDDILNIQHLCDQVIEISSYRTQLYDYLKTRMMAMAPNLTVLVGELVGARLISHAGSLINLAKHPASTVQILGAEKALFRALKTKRDTPKYGLIYHAQLVGQSSTKNKGKMSRMLAAKASLATRVDALGEDGNFDLGAEHRAKLEARLRILEEGNLRRISGTGKAKSKFEKYHTSSEVKQYPTAADSTIPSSKRRHSQIDDKKPLIEEIETVAEDAAEVPQKKKKVRDSVGEQEGAGTPGSSKKQKKKVKQETEEEDIAAVEVEEPEQEVEVTESAKKKKQKKSKVKTDVTEEEIAEQVEGPSSEKKKKKKKKKSMPDD; encoded by the exons ATGCTGGTTTTATTTGAAACCCCGGCGGGGTACGCCATATTTAAG ctaCTCGACGAAAAGAAACTATCAGAAACAGAAAACCTCTATCATGACTTTGAGACCCCAGAAGCTGCTAGCAGAAT CGTCAAGCTCAAGCATTTCGAAAAGTTTGCGGATACGACCGAAGCTCTGGCAGCAACAACGGCAGCGGTCGAAGGAAAAGTAAGCAAGTCATTGAAAAAGATGCTGAAGAAGTATTGCGCCGAGGTTCAGGAGCAACTGGCAGTGGCAGATGCAAAGTTAGGAAATGCGATAAAGGATAAACTGAGCCTTTCCTGCATCAGTAACACTGCCGTTCAGGAATTGATGAGGTGTATACGAAGTCAGATGGATTCGCTGTTGACCGGCCTGCCGAAGAAAGAAATGACTGCCATGGCGCTTGGTCTAGCTCACAGCCTTTCAAGATACAAGTTGAAATTCTCACCTGATAAAATCGACACAATGATCGTCCAAGCGGTTTGTTTACTAGACGATTTAGACAAGGAATTGAACAACTACGTAATGCGATGCCGAGAATGGTACGGCTGGCATTTTCCTGAACTAGGAAAACTCGTGACTGATAACGTCGCGTTTGTAAAGACAGTGAAGATTATCGGCACCAGGGAAAACACGGGGAACTCAGATTTATCTGATACGCTGCCCGAGGATGTAGAAGAAAAGGTTAAAGAAGCGGCAGAGATATCAATGGGGACTGAAATATCGGACGACGATATTCTCAACATCCAACACCTCTGTGATCAAGTTATAGAGATATCCAGCTACAGGACACAGCTTTACGACTACCTCAAGACCAGGATGATGGCTATGGCTCCGAACCTGACGGTTCTTGTCGGCGAACTAGTCGGTGCTCGGCTAATTTCCCATGCTGGATCGCTCATCAATCTTGCGAAACATCCCGCCTCCACGGTGCAAATTCTTGGTGCAGAAAAGGCACTTTTTAGGGCTCTAAAAACCAAACGAGACACCCCCAAGTATGGATTGATCTATCACGCTCAGTTGGTCGGTCAATCGTCGACGAAGAACAAGGGAAAAATGTCGAGGATGCTTGCAGCAAAGGCGTCGCTGGCCACAAGGGTAGACGCTCTAGGTGAGGATGGCAACTTTGACCTAGGAGCTGAACACAGAGCAAAACTGGAGGCAAGGTTGAGAATACTTGAAGAAGGAAATCTGCGCAGGATCAGTGGTACTGGGAAGGCCAAATCAAAGTTTGAGAAGTATCACACGTCTTCAGAGGTGAAGCAGTACCCTACTGCTGCAGACTCGACTATACCGAGCAGCAAGAGAAGGCATTCACAGATCGATGATAAAAAGCCATTGATCGAAGAGATCGAAACAGTTGCAGAAGACGCAGCCGAAGTgccacagaaaaaaaagaaagtcaGGGATAGCGTTGGGGAACAGGAAGGTGCCGGAACTCCTGGTAGCTCaaagaaacagaagaaaaaagtcaAGCAGGAAACTGAAGAAGAAGATATTGCTGCTGTAGAAGTCGAAGAACCGGAGCAGGAAGTTGAAG TTACAGAATCagcaaagaagaagaaacagaaaaaatctAAGGTAAAGACGGACGTAACTGAGGAAGAAATCGCAGAACAGGTTGAGGGTCCATCcagtgaaaagaagaaaaagaagaagaagaagaaatcgaTGCCAGACGATTAA